In Lysobacter firmicutimachus, one genomic interval encodes:
- a CDS encoding HAMP domain-containing protein, translated as MSETAAPPPPAVRTPARGWWSGLFWKCLLWMLVASWISTALLSGFGLYLARAELRRDMAPPALEGAMRRELQRFGSVPATGAMSDEQCEAVLQALLVRIVGMDTPEWMAFYSFAGGTHDGRIAIRYRDRNGRRCAFPAQVDPPLAQALNEVERDAVATRESVPRRHDRQGDWITAVAVPVGMDAAATLTVGQHVGGSLASFIRMDSGDFEGIALYLAVISAMSAVAVATLLTRRFRHAERAADAWAAGQLDARIEDPGRDEFGRLSQRFDRMADALGELIQVRQALAVSEERNRLARDLHDTAKQRSFALGLQLSVLDHLAGRDGERDPRQDTLIKAALGLTGQLQRDLADVIQRFSAPTVAEQGLRKALEDTCEHLLAGSEIEWRLLLDAEAERGLAGWPQYAGQLLLIATEAVSNSLRHSARAGSRSCSTAPVRATAGPCRTTAAASSPTSTTAAWVWPTCACARAACRAGVSAWPVLPAARW; from the coding sequence ATGAGCGAAACCGCCGCACCCCCGCCGCCGGCCGTCCGCACGCCGGCGCGCGGCTGGTGGAGCGGACTGTTCTGGAAATGCCTGCTGTGGATGCTGGTCGCCTCGTGGATCAGCACCGCGCTGCTGTCGGGCTTCGGTCTGTACCTGGCCCGTGCCGAACTGCGCCGGGACATGGCGCCGCCGGCGCTGGAGGGCGCGATGCGGCGCGAACTGCAGCGCTTCGGCTCGGTTCCGGCCACCGGGGCGATGTCCGACGAGCAATGCGAAGCGGTGCTGCAAGCGCTGTTGGTGCGCATCGTCGGCATGGATACGCCGGAGTGGATGGCGTTCTACAGTTTCGCCGGCGGCACTCACGACGGCCGCATCGCGATCCGCTATCGCGACCGCAACGGCCGCCGCTGCGCGTTTCCGGCCCAGGTCGATCCGCCGCTGGCGCAGGCCTTGAACGAGGTCGAGCGCGACGCGGTGGCGACCCGCGAGTCCGTCCCGCGCCGGCACGACCGCCAGGGCGACTGGATCACCGCGGTGGCCGTGCCGGTGGGCATGGACGCCGCCGCGACCCTCACCGTCGGCCAGCACGTCGGCGGTTCCTTGGCCAGTTTCATCCGCATGGACTCGGGCGACTTCGAAGGCATCGCCCTGTATCTGGCGGTGATCAGCGCGATGTCCGCGGTCGCGGTGGCGACCTTGCTGACCCGTCGCTTCCGCCACGCCGAACGGGCCGCCGACGCCTGGGCCGCGGGCCAGCTCGATGCGCGCATCGAAGACCCGGGCCGCGACGAGTTCGGCCGGTTGTCGCAACGCTTCGACCGCATGGCCGACGCGCTCGGCGAACTGATCCAGGTGCGCCAGGCGCTGGCGGTGTCCGAGGAGCGCAATCGCCTGGCGCGCGACCTGCACGACACCGCCAAGCAACGCAGCTTCGCCCTCGGCCTGCAGCTGAGCGTGCTGGATCACCTGGCCGGCCGCGACGGCGAGCGCGACCCGCGCCAGGACACCTTGATCAAGGCCGCTCTGGGCTTGACCGGGCAGCTGCAGCGCGACCTGGCCGATGTGATCCAGCGTTTCTCCGCGCCGACGGTGGCCGAGCAGGGCCTGCGCAAGGCCCTGGAGGACACCTGCGAGCACCTGCTTGCCGGCAGCGAGATCGAATGGCGGCTGTTGCTGGACGCCGAGGCCGAGCGCGGCCTGGCCGGTTGGCCGCAGTACGCCGGACAATTGCTGCTGATCGCCACCGAGGCGGTGTCCAACAGCCTGCGCCACAGCGCGCGCGCCGGATCGAGATCGTGCTCAACCGCGCCGGTTCGCGCTACGGCTGGACCGTGCAGGACGACGGCTGCGGCTTCGTCGCCGACGAGCACGACCGCGGCATGGGTTTGGCCAACATGCGCCTGCGCGCGCGCGGCCTGCCGGGCGGGCGTTTCCGCCTGGCCAGTTCTTCCAGCGGCACGGTGGTGA
- a CDS encoding autotransporter domain-containing protein, whose translation MQGDIRNTRATDGRSSRGAHPRSLLSLAIVGGLLAAAAPAAAQSAMGQIGNPDSWRSAEFEADWGLAAINAQYAYARGLTGKGIRLGVYDSGTVFAHPEFAGKDHRAVLMADRLADGSLCTNTSLVTGPNACFTSRGDQAQITYVGFNANVPQQIRDIIMAGPYVQPGWEFNTHGTHVGGTIAANRDGKGMHGVAFGADLTAAKWSFNSAREWQRTATGYSVVSLTRVGPEDDTVAGMYRDMNDQGVRALNHSWGLATEPNTLAQLDGYLFDPDNASYFDVFARGSLDKGMLQVWAAGNHGVAGVTPQTAPQAGLYASLPRGRPELEPYWLTVVNVNKDLVLSASSMRCAQAANWCVAAPGSVINSTVLGGDDSLAGGLVRNPDGTISFNVTAGTPTHEYGNLSGTSMATPHVVGSLGLLMERFPYLANTQVRDVLLTTATDLGAPGIDDVYGWGLVNLKKAIDGPGQLRVDTDVVMDRPGGGAKVWEGKAWDDWRNDIGGSGKLTKSGIGWLRLSGNNSFGGLNVKQGVLELTGANTYAAQVESGTLVVNGSLTTAELPVLAKGGLGGSGRIVGNVRVDGALSPGNSIGTLTVQGNYVQGAGGSYVAELSAGGQSDRLDVTGRASLDGKLIVLHAPGQYLLGQNFNILNAAGGVSGQFASVDQTAFSPFLKFGLSYAANAVSVDVTRGASLATAAQTENQRAAAAAADRLAVGQGIPQPLTQLFPAQALVALDSLSGESHASLRSILVDDGRHVRDAALNRARAGRGAFAADNAEGGAQGAWVELLKFGGTLDGDGNAARNEYNGSATLVGYDYRFDGGWRIGVLAGSGRTDSDSGRNDKGRVDTRHLGLYAGQNWGAFGLSAGLGFARHDIDLDRRIGFNGFVDRTRASYDADSRQAFVEGGYRLTRGAWEFEPYAQFAQVRVDSDRFQEEGGAAALSGRSAESRVNLSTLGVRFNVNLKGSQQEDSWLSLRGGIGRRHASGDLRPEVDVAWRGGEAFRIHGAPLADNATLVETGVAARLSANSLLELHYAGQFADEARDHGINARYSLRF comes from the coding sequence ATGCAAGGCGATATTCGCAATACCCGCGCCACGGACGGGCGCTCCTCGCGCGGCGCGCATCCGCGCTCGCTGCTGTCCCTCGCCATCGTCGGCGGCCTGCTGGCCGCCGCCGCACCGGCCGCCGCGCAGAGCGCGATGGGCCAGATCGGCAATCCCGATAGCTGGCGCAGCGCCGAATTCGAGGCCGACTGGGGCCTGGCGGCGATCAACGCCCAGTACGCATATGCGCGTGGCCTGACCGGCAAGGGCATCCGCTTGGGCGTGTACGACAGCGGCACGGTCTTCGCCCATCCCGAGTTCGCCGGCAAGGATCACCGTGCGGTGCTGATGGCGGACCGTCTCGCCGACGGCAGCCTGTGCACCAACACCAGCCTGGTCACGGGACCCAACGCCTGCTTCACCTCGCGCGGCGACCAGGCCCAGATCACCTACGTCGGCTTCAACGCCAACGTGCCGCAGCAGATCCGCGACATCATCATGGCCGGCCCCTATGTGCAGCCGGGTTGGGAGTTCAACACCCACGGCACCCACGTCGGCGGCACCATCGCCGCCAATCGCGACGGCAAGGGCATGCACGGCGTCGCGTTCGGCGCCGACCTGACCGCCGCCAAGTGGTCGTTCAACAGCGCGCGCGAATGGCAGCGCACCGCGACCGGTTACAGCGTGGTCAGCCTGACCCGGGTAGGCCCGGAGGACGACACCGTCGCCGGCATGTACCGCGACATGAACGATCAGGGCGTGCGCGCGCTGAACCACAGCTGGGGCCTGGCCACCGAGCCGAACACCCTGGCCCAGCTCGACGGCTATCTGTTCGATCCCGACAACGCCTCCTACTTCGACGTCTTCGCCCGCGGCTCGCTGGACAAAGGCATGCTGCAGGTGTGGGCGGCCGGCAACCATGGCGTCGCCGGCGTGACCCCGCAGACCGCGCCGCAGGCCGGCCTTTACGCCAGCCTCCCGCGCGGCCGGCCCGAGCTGGAGCCGTACTGGCTGACCGTGGTCAACGTCAACAAGGACCTGGTGCTGAGCGCCTCGTCGATGCGCTGCGCGCAGGCGGCGAACTGGTGCGTGGCCGCGCCGGGCTCGGTCATCAACTCCACCGTGCTCGGCGGCGACGACTCCCTCGCCGGCGGCCTGGTGCGCAATCCGGACGGCACGATTTCGTTCAACGTCACCGCCGGCACCCCGACCCACGAATACGGCAATCTCAGCGGCACCTCGATGGCGACCCCGCACGTGGTCGGTTCCCTGGGCCTGCTGATGGAGCGCTTCCCCTACCTGGCCAACACCCAGGTGCGCGACGTGCTGCTGACCACCGCCACCGACCTCGGCGCGCCCGGCATCGACGATGTCTACGGCTGGGGCCTGGTCAATCTGAAGAAAGCCATCGACGGTCCGGGCCAGTTGCGCGTCGACACCGACGTGGTGATGGACCGCCCGGGCGGCGGCGCCAAGGTCTGGGAAGGCAAGGCCTGGGACGATTGGCGCAACGACATCGGCGGCAGCGGCAAGCTGACCAAGTCCGGCATCGGCTGGCTGCGCCTCAGCGGCAACAACAGCTTCGGCGGCCTCAACGTCAAGCAGGGCGTGCTCGAACTGACCGGCGCCAACACCTACGCGGCCCAGGTCGAGAGCGGCACCCTGGTGGTCAACGGCAGCCTGACCACGGCCGAACTGCCGGTGCTGGCCAAGGGCGGCCTCGGCGGCAGCGGCCGCATCGTCGGCAACGTGCGCGTCGACGGCGCGCTGTCGCCGGGCAATTCGATCGGCACTCTGACCGTGCAGGGCAACTACGTGCAGGGCGCCGGCGGCAGCTACGTCGCCGAGCTCTCGGCCGGCGGCCAGTCCGACCGTCTCGACGTGACCGGCCGCGCCAGCCTCGACGGCAAGCTGATCGTGCTGCATGCGCCGGGCCAGTACCTGCTCGGCCAGAACTTCAACATCCTCAATGCGGCCGGCGGCGTCAGCGGCCAGTTCGCTTCGGTCGATCAGACCGCGTTCTCGCCGTTCCTGAAGTTCGGGCTCAGCTACGCCGCCAACGCGGTGTCGGTCGACGTGACCCGCGGCGCTTCGCTCGCGACCGCAGCGCAGACCGAGAACCAGCGTGCGGCCGCGGCCGCCGCCGATCGCCTCGCGGTCGGGCAGGGCATTCCGCAGCCGCTGACTCAGCTGTTCCCGGCGCAGGCGCTGGTCGCCCTGGACTCGCTCAGCGGCGAAAGCCACGCCAGCTTGCGTTCGATCCTGGTCGACGACGGCCGCCATGTGCGCGATGCGGCGCTGAACCGCGCCCGCGCCGGTCGCGGCGCGTTCGCCGCCGACAACGCCGAAGGCGGTGCGCAGGGCGCCTGGGTCGAATTGCTGAAGTTCGGCGGTACCCTCGACGGCGACGGCAATGCCGCGCGCAACGAGTACAATGGTTCGGCGACCCTGGTCGGCTACGACTACCGCTTCGACGGCGGCTGGCGCATCGGCGTGCTCGCCGGCAGCGGCCGCACCGACAGCGATTCGGGCCGCAACGACAAGGGCCGTGTCGACACCCGTCACCTGGGCCTGTACGCGGGCCAGAACTGGGGCGCGTTCGGCCTCAGCGCCGGCCTCGGCTTCGCCCGCCACGACATCGATCTGGACCGCCGCATCGGCTTCAACGGCTTCGTCGACCGCACCCGCGCCTCGTACGACGCCGACAGCCGGCAGGCCTTCGTCGAAGGCGGCTACCGCCTGACGCGCGGCGCATGGGAGTTCGAGCCCTACGCCCAGTTCGCCCAGGTGCGGGTCGACAGCGACCGCTTCCAGGAAGAGGGCGGGGCGGCGGCGCTGAGCGGCCGCAGCGCGGAAAGCCGGGTCAACCTGTCGACGCTGGGCGTGCGCTTCAACGTCAACCTCAAGGGGTCGCAGCAGGAGGACAGCTGGCTGAGCCTGCGCGGCGGCATCGGCCGTCGCCACGCCAGCGGCGACCTGCGTCCGGAGGTCGACGTGGCCTGGCGCGGCGGCGAGGCGTTCCGCATCCACGGCGCCCCGCTGGCCGACAACGCGACCCTGGTCGAGACCGGCGTCGCCGCGCGCCTGAGCGCCAACAGCCTGCTCGAGCTGCACTACGCCGGCCAGTTCGCCGACGAGGCGCGCGATCACGGCATCAACGCGCGCTACTCGTTGCGCTTCTGA
- a CDS encoding class I SAM-dependent methyltransferase, translating into MRLEGSQETLLITLYAKAMDNRATPSILRDGLADDLIRRVDYDFARFRLRPVDIRGIALRARVIDDWTRAALQARADTLVLHLACGLDSRVFRVEPGVEVDWIDLDFPEVIGLRQELLPQRAGRYRTLPTNVMEPDWIARLDHDRPVLVIAEGLFPYLDEYRARELIRRLIEAFPQGGQLLCDVYSPLALRLLRKAPMIRATQARIGDWDQTDLSRWHPRLQFVDEPQVSQLPEVAALPPAQRWPFALYDRWVWLRRLGRVVRYRF; encoded by the coding sequence ATGCGCCTGGAAGGCAGCCAGGAAACCTTGCTGATCACGCTGTACGCCAAGGCGATGGACAACCGCGCCACGCCTTCGATCCTGCGCGACGGTCTGGCCGACGATCTGATCCGCCGCGTCGACTACGATTTCGCCCGCTTCCGCCTGCGTCCGGTCGACATCCGCGGCATCGCCCTGCGCGCGCGGGTGATCGACGATTGGACCCGCGCCGCACTGCAGGCGCGCGCCGACACGCTGGTGCTGCATCTGGCCTGTGGCCTGGATTCGCGGGTGTTCCGGGTCGAGCCGGGCGTGGAAGTCGACTGGATCGACCTGGATTTCCCCGAGGTGATCGGCTTGCGCCAGGAACTGTTGCCGCAACGCGCCGGCCGTTACCGCACGTTGCCGACCAACGTCATGGAGCCGGATTGGATCGCGCGCCTGGATCACGATCGCCCCGTGCTGGTGATCGCCGAGGGCCTGTTTCCTTATCTCGACGAATATCGTGCGCGCGAGCTGATTCGGCGGCTGATCGAGGCGTTTCCGCAGGGCGGCCAGTTGCTGTGCGACGTGTACAGTCCGCTGGCCCTGCGCCTGTTGCGCAAGGCGCCGATGATCCGCGCCACCCAGGCGCGGATCGGCGACTGGGACCAGACCGACCTCAGTCGCTGGCATCCGCGCCTGCAATTCGTCGACGAACCGCAGGTGTCGCAACTGCCCGAAGTCGCCGCATTGCCGCCGGCACAGCGCTGGCCGTTCGCGCTGTACGACCGCTGGGTCTGGCTGCGCCGACTCGGCCGGGTGGTGCGCTACCGATTTTGA
- a CDS encoding DUF4031 domain-containing protein produces the protein MAVYVDDAVWPWRGERWAHLMADTLDELHAFAQRLGKPRVSFQNKASGCHYDVNAQMRERALALGAVAISRHRDRAQVRAIIQRARDQAAGRAP, from the coding sequence GTGGCCGTGTACGTCGACGATGCCGTGTGGCCCTGGCGTGGCGAGCGCTGGGCGCATTTGATGGCCGATACCCTCGACGAACTGCACGCCTTCGCCCAGCGCCTGGGCAAGCCGCGGGTGTCGTTCCAGAACAAGGCCAGCGGCTGCCACTACGACGTCAACGCGCAGATGCGCGAGCGAGCGCTGGCGCTGGGCGCGGTCGCGATCTCGCGCCACCGCGACCGGGCCCAAGTGCGGGCGATCATCCAGCGCGCGCGCGACCAGGCCGCCGGTCGCGCGCCCTGA
- a CDS encoding LysE family translocator, translated as MFELSSLLAFAGLALVMVLTPGPNMVYLVSRSICQGRQAGLVSLAGVAVGFFFYLFAAAFGITALLFAVPYAYDALRIGGALYLLWMAWQALRPGGRSPFQVRDLPPDSTRRLFVMGLLTSLLNPKVAMFYLALLPQFIDPQRNVMLQSLVLGSVQIAISVSVNALIVAGAGAIAAFLAGRPRWIAAQRWVMGGVLSALALRMAVDARR; from the coding sequence ATGTTCGAGCTGTCGTCGTTGCTGGCATTCGCCGGCCTGGCCTTGGTGATGGTGCTGACGCCGGGGCCGAACATGGTCTACCTGGTGTCGCGCTCGATCTGCCAGGGGCGCCAGGCCGGGCTGGTCTCGCTGGCCGGCGTCGCGGTCGGTTTCTTCTTCTACCTGTTCGCCGCTGCGTTCGGCATCACCGCGTTGCTGTTCGCCGTGCCCTACGCCTACGACGCGCTGCGCATCGGCGGCGCCCTGTACCTGCTGTGGATGGCCTGGCAGGCGCTGCGGCCGGGCGGGCGCTCGCCGTTCCAGGTCCGCGACCTGCCGCCGGACAGCACCCGCCGGTTGTTCGTGATGGGCCTGCTGACCAGCCTGCTCAATCCCAAGGTGGCGATGTTCTATCTCGCCCTGCTGCCGCAATTCATCGATCCGCAGCGCAACGTGATGCTGCAGTCCCTGGTGCTGGGCAGCGTGCAGATCGCGATCAGCGTCAGCGTCAACGCGCTGATCGTCGCCGGCGCCGGCGCCATCGCCGCGTTCCTGGCCGGACGGCCGCGCTGGATCGCGGCGCAGCGTTGGGTGATGGGCGGGGTGCTGTCGGCGTTGGCGCTGCGCATGGCCGTCGACGCTCGCCGCTGA
- a CDS encoding DUF418 domain-containing protein, with amino-acid sequence MPSPASADPTRIERLDALRGFALFGILIVNLGAFASPYYGLGLADPAFDGALDRAVRWLIAAGFELKFYLLFSFLFGYSFTLQMDSAQRAGQPFVPRMLRRLLGLWLIGLAHALLLFHGDILTTYAVLGLALLGLRRMAEARALPIAGLLVLLTAAGWATLAALAAWEGAGTDPAAAAAAAQANLAGFTGAPATVIAQRSRELASTGVLLGLLQAPCALAMFLCGRVAGRRQLLARPDRYRRLLRRMRALGLRYGLPAAALYAGIAVWQPGGALELFALALCVLTAPLLSAAYLAWAVAAFATRGGARAAALLAPAGRMALSNYLLQSLVCALVFSGYGLGLMGRVSPLGGAIFAIALFGAQLRFSRWWLQRRAYGPVEWLLRAITLGAWPRRRGPAYEPH; translated from the coding sequence ATGCCCTCCCCCGCTTCCGCCGATCCGACCCGCATCGAACGTCTCGACGCGCTGCGCGGTTTCGCCCTGTTCGGCATCCTGATCGTCAACCTCGGCGCCTTCGCCTCGCCCTATTACGGCCTGGGCCTGGCCGATCCGGCGTTCGACGGCGCCCTGGATCGCGCCGTGCGCTGGCTGATCGCGGCCGGGTTCGAACTCAAGTTCTACCTGCTGTTCTCGTTCCTGTTCGGCTACAGCTTCACTCTGCAGATGGACTCGGCGCAGCGCGCCGGCCAGCCCTTCGTGCCGCGCATGCTGCGGCGACTGCTCGGGCTGTGGCTGATCGGCCTGGCGCATGCGCTGCTGCTGTTCCACGGCGACATCCTCACCACTTATGCGGTACTGGGCCTGGCGTTGCTGGGCCTGCGGCGCATGGCGGAAGCCCGGGCACTGCCTATCGCCGGCCTGCTGGTGCTGCTGACCGCAGCCGGTTGGGCGACCCTGGCTGCGCTCGCGGCGTGGGAGGGCGCCGGCACCGACCCGGCGGCCGCCGCAGCGGCGGCGCAGGCCAATCTGGCCGGCTTCACCGGCGCTCCGGCCACGGTGATCGCCCAGCGCAGCCGCGAACTCGCCTCGACCGGCGTTCTGCTCGGCCTGCTGCAGGCGCCCTGCGCCTTGGCGATGTTCCTGTGCGGGCGAGTCGCGGGACGCCGCCAGCTGCTGGCCCGCCCCGACCGATACCGGCGTTTGCTGCGGCGGATGCGTGCGCTGGGCCTGCGCTACGGCCTGCCGGCTGCGGCGCTGTACGCCGGCATTGCGGTCTGGCAGCCGGGCGGAGCGCTGGAACTGTTCGCGCTGGCCTTGTGCGTGCTCACCGCGCCGCTGTTGAGCGCGGCCTATCTGGCCTGGGCCGTGGCCGCCTTCGCCACCCGCGGCGGCGCGCGCGCCGCGGCCCTGCTGGCCCCGGCCGGACGCATGGCGCTGTCCAATTACCTGTTGCAATCGCTGGTGTGCGCGCTGGTGTTCAGCGGTTACGGACTGGGCCTGATGGGGCGCGTCTCGCCGCTGGGCGGGGCGATCTTCGCCATCGCCTTGTTCGGCGCGCAGCTGCGCTTCAGCCGCTGGTGGCTGCAACGCCGCGCCTACGGCCCGGTGGAATGGTTGCTGCGCGCGATCACCCTGGGCGCCTGGCCGCGGCGACGCGGCCCGGCCTACGAGCCGCACTGA
- a CDS encoding carboxymuconolactone decarboxylase family protein: MSARLDYNAVNPQGTRALAGLQQYVDHSGLERSLIDLVNVRVSQINGCAYCIRLHTEEAVARGESHRRLHLLRVWAEGPFSARERAALRWAEAVTAVNHAHPSDDAYAEARAQFDDQDLVALTYAAIAMNAWNRLAIAFRKPDPALAG, translated from the coding sequence ATGTCCGCCCGCCTGGATTACAACGCCGTCAACCCGCAGGGCACCCGCGCCCTCGCCGGTCTGCAGCAATACGTCGACCACAGCGGTCTGGAACGCTCATTGATCGACCTGGTCAATGTCCGCGTCTCGCAGATCAACGGCTGCGCCTACTGCATCCGCCTGCACACCGAAGAAGCGGTCGCGCGCGGCGAAAGCCACCGCCGTCTGCATCTGCTGCGGGTCTGGGCGGAAGGCCCGTTCAGCGCGCGCGAGCGCGCCGCGTTGCGATGGGCCGAGGCGGTCACCGCCGTCAACCACGCGCATCCGTCGGACGATGCCTACGCCGAAGCGCGCGCGCAGTTCGACGACCAGGATCTGGTCGCGTTGACCTACGCGGCGATCGCGATGAACGCTTGGAACCGGCTCGCCATCGCCTTCCGCAAGCCCGATCCGGCCTTGGCCGGGTAA
- a CDS encoding response regulator: protein MSTTVLLVDDHEVVRKGIGSLLTLTDDFEVIGEAGGGAEAIELARELAPDLIVIDLMMPDVDGVEAIRAIKVLSPRSAIAVLTSTDQDDLAFAAIEAGAQSLLFKSMLGDELLATLRRIAAGEAVIHPFVAQRILKAVRRKREPREDPFACLTERELDVLRKLAEGGSNARIAAALNIGEKTVKSHLGNVLAKLHLADRTEAVAFAWRRGLMHAEYDGD from the coding sequence ATGAGCACGACCGTATTGTTGGTCGACGATCACGAGGTGGTGCGCAAGGGCATCGGCAGCCTGTTGACGCTCACCGACGATTTCGAGGTGATCGGCGAGGCCGGCGGCGGCGCCGAGGCGATCGAGCTGGCGCGCGAGTTGGCGCCGGATCTGATCGTCATCGACTTGATGATGCCCGATGTGGACGGGGTCGAGGCGATCCGCGCGATCAAGGTGTTGAGCCCGCGCAGCGCGATCGCGGTGCTGACCTCGACCGATCAGGACGACCTGGCCTTCGCCGCGATCGAGGCCGGCGCCCAATCGCTGTTGTTCAAGAGCATGCTCGGCGACGAGCTGCTGGCGACCCTGCGCCGGATCGCCGCCGGCGAGGCGGTGATCCATCCTTTCGTCGCCCAGCGCATTCTCAAGGCGGTGCGGCGCAAGCGCGAGCCGCGCGAAGATCCGTTCGCCTGCCTGACCGAGCGCGAACTGGACGTGCTGCGCAAGCTGGCCGAGGGCGGCAGCAACGCGCGCATCGCCGCCGCGCTCAACATCGGCGAGAAGACGGTGAAGTCGCATCTGGGCAACGTGCTGGCCAAGCTGCACCTGGCCGATCGCACCGAAGCGGTGGCGTTCGCCTGGCGGCGCGGGCTGATGCACGCCGAGTACGACGGCGACTGA
- a CDS encoding rhodanese-like domain-containing protein, translated as MDALLHLIQTYGLLVVFVSVLLDQGGLPVPAYPPIIVAAAIAVDQHQPLWPIVLVAAFAALLADGLWYLGGRRLGAALLRLMCKVSLSPDSCILMTRGVYARWGAPSLIVAKFVPGFAAVATTLAGETGTGARRFAFYDGLGALLWAGVAVAIGAVFHRAVNQVLEGLETAGRYGLLAILAAIAAFVGYKLLKRQWFLRELRMARISAGELYRLLEDGAGPLILDVRSHQQRDAAGWIPGAVFVASLDDVGIAPRDEVVVYCDCPNEASAATLARELRRRGFKRVRPLAGGFEAWRAQGHAVARG; from the coding sequence ATGGACGCCCTGCTGCATCTGATCCAGACCTACGGCCTGCTCGTGGTCTTCGTCAGCGTGCTGCTCGATCAGGGCGGGCTGCCGGTGCCGGCCTATCCGCCGATCATCGTCGCCGCTGCGATCGCGGTCGACCAGCATCAACCGCTCTGGCCGATCGTGCTGGTCGCCGCGTTCGCCGCCCTGCTCGCCGACGGGCTTTGGTATCTCGGTGGGCGCCGCCTCGGCGCAGCGCTGCTGCGGCTGATGTGCAAGGTCTCGCTGTCGCCGGACTCGTGCATCCTGATGACCCGCGGCGTGTACGCGCGCTGGGGCGCGCCGTCGTTGATCGTGGCCAAGTTCGTGCCCGGCTTCGCCGCGGTCGCCACCACCCTGGCGGGCGAAACCGGCACCGGCGCGCGCCGCTTCGCCTTCTACGACGGCCTGGGCGCGCTGCTGTGGGCCGGCGTGGCGGTGGCGATCGGCGCGGTGTTCCATCGCGCCGTCAACCAGGTGCTGGAAGGCCTGGAAACGGCGGGGCGCTATGGCCTGCTGGCGATTCTCGCCGCGATCGCCGCCTTCGTCGGCTACAAGCTGCTGAAGCGCCAGTGGTTCCTGCGCGAGCTGCGCATGGCGCGGATCTCGGCCGGGGAGCTGTACCGGTTGCTCGAAGACGGGGCCGGCCCGCTGATCCTCGACGTGCGCTCGCACCAGCAACGCGATGCCGCCGGCTGGATCCCCGGTGCGGTGTTCGTCGCCTCGCTCGACGACGTCGGCATAGCGCCGCGCGACGAGGTCGTGGTGTACTGCGACTGTCCCAACGAGGCTTCGGCCGCGACGCTGGCGCGCGAGCTGCGCCGCCGCGGCTTCAAGCGGGTGCGGCCGCTGGCCGGCGGCTTCGAGGCCTGGCGCGCGCAGGGCCATGCGGTCGCGCGCGGCTAG
- the gloA2 gene encoding SMU1112c/YaeR family gloxylase I-like metalloprotein → MQLSAIHHVALICSDYERSKRFYTQVLGLRPLAEVYRQARRSYKLDLALPDGGQIELFSFPDPPPRPSYPEACGLRHLAFAVADLDACVAELQAHAVAVEPVRIDEYTGRRFTFCADPDGLPIEFYER, encoded by the coding sequence ATGCAGCTGTCGGCCATCCACCATGTCGCCCTGATCTGCTCGGACTACGAGCGCTCCAAGCGCTTCTACACCCAGGTGCTGGGCCTGCGTCCGCTGGCCGAGGTCTATCGCCAGGCGCGGCGCTCCTACAAGCTCGATCTGGCCTTGCCCGACGGCGGCCAGATCGAACTGTTCTCGTTCCCCGATCCGCCGCCGCGGCCGTCCTATCCGGAAGCCTGCGGCCTGCGCCACCTGGCCTTCGCGGTCGCCGATCTGGACGCCTGCGTGGCCGAGCTGCAGGCGCATGCGGTCGCGGTCGAGCCGGTGCGGATCGACGAGTACACCGGTCGCCGTTTCACCTTCTGCGCCGACCCGGACGGTCTGCCGATCGAGTTCTACGAACGCTGA